gcgacgtctcccctcatgcacttcagaattctgcagttaaactgtaatggactaactgggaagattacggagatagtcaatttcatgaagcggcacaacatccgcattgctgcgattcaagagactaaactcacagcacgatctgcattgcagacctgctctgggtataatgtccacagaaaagatcgcgagagcggaaatggaggcggcctcgcgtttataatacaccactctgtgcagtatcacatatttgatcctggcatcgaccgcagggacaacgtcttagaacgtcaaggcctatctgtccggtcaggcgatgcaaacctagaaatcatcaacatctacatcccccctgccacctgttgccccggtggataccgccctaatatcagagccttactcactggaaacaatcgcattattttaggcgacttcaatgcccatcatgatctatggcattcaaatttgcgggcggacagtaggggcgagatgttggcggatcaaatagaagaaacgacgttctgcacaataaacggagacgcccccacacgtatggtaggaagctgtcacagttcgccagatatctcaatcgtgagcgcagaactcgtaaactgcgtcaactggcagccgatggtatcattggcatccgaccacctgcctatacttgtttcgctcgagcgtaccgccgacttcatcgtcaccgaaaaacgcactttcataaactttaaaaaaggaaagtgggaagaatataaatcctttacagacaatctctttgctgccctccctattccgactgatgcccgccaaggggagcgtgccttccgcaaggtcattgaatgcgcctcggcacgtttcattcccgccgggagaattcccgaaatccggccccacttcccggcggaggccgcaaacttatcgagagaacgtgaccttataattGCTAATAATtgcagattgcttgtggatgaacacaagcgggcgaaatgggaggagcacctaagaggttgtaacctctctaccggtgtgggtaaactttggtccaccgtaaagtccctatcgaatccgactaagcacaaagacaaagtttccatcgcctttggcgacaaagtgctgtcggatgcgaaaaaatgcgcgagcgctttctgccgacaatatataatgcattctacggtcgacaaagttagacggagggccaacagacacgcacataaacacaaattcagcgcgtcaccaatcaccatcaccgctaaagaggttgaggacgccattggtcgcgctaaaccatccaaagcagtgggcccagacggcatagccatgccgatgcttaaaagcctagggaaagagggtttcaaatatttagcgcaggtcttcaacctgtctctttccacctttgtcatacccgagaaatggagaatggccaaggtggtcccgctactaaagcctggtaaaccagctaacataggagagtcgtatcgtccgatatctctcctatcgccagtagcaaagacgctcgaagccattttgctcccttatttccaagcaaatttgcaactagcctcccatcagcatggcttcagaaaactccatagcactacctccgcgctaaatgccatcagcacccagataaattgcggtttaaatcaaaacccccaccatagaacagtactcgtagcgctagacctatcaaaagcttttgatacggtcaaccatggctcgttactgcaagacctggaagggtctacccttcccccatgtcttaaaaggtggaccgcaaattatctgggtggtcggcaggcatcggtgctatttagaaacgaaacatcaaagccaaggagaattaaacaaggggtgccacagggtggtgtcctatccccacttttgtttaatttctacatatctaagctaccttcaccaccggaaggagtcacaatcgtttcctacgccgatgactgcacagtaatggccacaggcccaggcccacagatcgatgagctatgcaataaaataaacggctacctccctgatctctccagttttttcgcctcgcgaaacctggcattatcaccgactaaatcttccgcgaccttatttacaacatggacgtcccaaatgtcgaccattttgaacatccacgtcgatggctctacgctaccgactgtcctacaccccaaaatcttgggtgtgacgtttgatcaggatctacattttggtgagcacgcagccgcaattgttccgagaattcagagccgtaacaaaatcctcaaatcccttgctggcagtacctggggaaaagataaagaaacgctcatgactacatacaaagcaattagccagccgattacgtgctacgcgtcacccatatggtcgccaagcctaaaaattacccactggaagaagctacaggcctgccaaaatactgctctcagaattgtcacgggctgtcttcttatgtccccagaacaccatctacataatgaggcgagaatactccccatcagggaaagaaacgagatgctgaccaaacagttcctgttgaatacccagaaacctgggcatcccaacagacatctgattgacgagccagcaccgcctaggggcttaaggagtcatctccgtaagcattttgaggaaatacggcatctgagaacacagccgtatgaagcgaaaaaacataagcaggtccttggtgaactccacaaacaggcgtcggacctttatgccgggaattggccggtgaacccagtactcaaagtaaagtatccaaaacttgcggaagaggaacgcatactccccagggaaacgcgtgtcactctggctcaacttcgttctggatactgtaacaggttaaactcttacctatccagaatcaaccccgacatacaaaatgtatgccccgcttgcaatgtgtcccaacatgacaccaaccatctctttaattgtaatgtggaaccaacgcctctaacacccctttccctatggtccacccctgttgaaacagcaagtttccttggactcccgttagaggatattgatgacagtttgtgatcggtcgcgtctgttaggtggggcgaagcactgctacaacaacaacaacaacaatgttttATAGAGtcttatcgatattgatggttctTTTACGAATATAGATCTggttcgttccggtaacaagcgctaataaggtacaagcccgaccacctGGGGAACGATATAAAatgaccacattaaatcttcttgACCAAAGGAAGCTCTGCGGGGGGAGTGCGGAGCGAAGAACAGCCGCAGATTTGAgtttaaaagttataaaaaagtttggttcttagaatccgaaagcgaaattttaaatttttatttctgtcaaaagatataagcaaaaaatcggttcaaattttcaggTCGTTGTTTTTTGCCAGATTCGttgtacatacacacacactaatgcagaaaggtgttctgcgcgcatttagttttgatccccaaaccggtttcggacccacccagggatattttttataagcacggccgaaggccgccaaagcagtaaggtgttctatgcaaaaaaaactatggatcgggccacatatttcggaccctctcggggtcaatttacggttttttgtaaataactttggacaaaaataaaatttttgatttccgctttcggattctaaaaacagaggtcgagacgcgtcttttgaaacCACCTTTGATAAAAaataggtggtgtaccgtcttgtaaaacctTACCAAACGTTTTCTTACAGAATAAAAAACAACGAAGAAAATCAAGCGTTTGGTCAGGACCTGTTTATTGGTTATGTAACACtttgaactcattcagtctatgtggggttCTCACGAacaggccagttcaacttaacccaCTCGTCATGTTAACGAGCTTAGAATAATCCCCCGATAAGGTAGCCGCAGCGCAATGTCAAACAAATCATTCCCGAGGCACTCGGGCTGGTATTATCTGTACTagaaccggaacgtaccgaattcACATCGGGCGAAACACTTCCCACAGCCGTAATACTCCCTTAAACTTTCGGGGTGTTTTTTTAGGGTACAACAAACACATTTTACTTAAGTGAGCGATCAATTCTAATATTTACGAAATCGACTGGAAAACTtctattttcataaaaaaatacttatCGTACCATTGCTTAACCCACGAAACTTTGGGTTATGGACTTCTAACACGCCCCGAAGGTTAAAGAGCCGTTACGTTGTTGAACAATTTGGCCAACATGATTCTGGTACTAGCACCGCCCAGTACTAGAGACGAGTGCAgcaaaaactttttgttttaaACTACGAACATTCGGGTCCGTGGATTTCAGTATTTTCTCATGACAGGCCTACCTACAGGTATTCTatatcaactttaattttaaactaCGAATAGAAATCGAAGAAAAAATAATACAGAGTATTAAGTGGGACAATAAATAAATTTCACCCGAACTTCCTTACGTGTTTGATTAAATGGTATTCATTTTTGCACAAATTCCAAACTAATATTATGATAACAGGTAGTTAAAGCTCCATCTAGAGCAACTTGAAACTAGTTACATTTCTAAAGCAATTATATTATATGCAATGCGCGATTTTAAACTAGCGGAATATGGCAGCTTTGTATTTGACACTACAATTCGATTTCAGTCCACTTCAGTCTGTAGCGCAACCCTCACCAGTGTTGCCAACATTAATTTTATTGGGTAATTCTTCACTTTAGGTCACAATTGATAAAACTCGTCCAAATATATGGGAAGAGTTGTGAAAAGACGCGGTttgaacccaggaccacgaatccgaaagcggaaactaAAAATTTAGTTGAACACAGAAAAAAATTGTACAATGGAACtttgcacggatttaattttgGTAAacgtctagttgaggggtcgactgctaatacgcgagaggcgtcaaaagacgcgtttttacctcgagaacaataatccgaaggcggaaaataaaaattgtatctctgtccggagatatctGCAGTTGAGGTTGGCGATTTTTatgatttcataattttgatcCCAAAACATTGATGGACCGACCAgagtaatttttttaaagcaaatggAAAAATACCATGAATCTACCTGGTTTCGATGCGTTCCGGTGTTTCTTGTCGGTTtgttggaaatatcttttgacagaaataaaatcgagTGTGTAGTCACAGATCCAAACCCCGTCTTCTAACACCTCCCCCTATATTTTCGGACGGCTTtcagcagttgtgagctaaagtaaagaattacattTTAAGGGTCGTGTTTTAACTAACCAATTTCGTTTTAAGGTTGACGAAGACATAATTAATTAAGTATTCTTGATGGTGAAAACATAATGTCATACTGAAAGCAGCAAAGCGTTTAATTACTGTCTTAAACGCGGTATCCAGATTAcaggaaaattatcaagaaatttttaaattctcCTGTTGGAAACCAAACTTGAgcatattttatttgaaaatgtgtATTCTCCttatttaatattcaatttcTTTCCTGCGAAATTTTTGCCGCAACCGTTAATTTAAGCGTGGAGGTATTTCTTGAGCATTTTTACGCTtgattgccacagcgagcaatattgctgcagcacaattgttgtccgtattcatcgctgtctgaaagagaactaatgttcggccaaaagttcgtatggtgtatggccaaagctgcgaacaagattgcggaatgttcgcggaaatgttcgtgtcgtgtatttggcgcttaaggtcgtaaccgtatcgtagccaaccaattggctatcgttaccgtcgtaacgataaacagctgattacgttagggatacgactacagcgatacgacatacggcaccaatgactcccgctttagtactactttatgcgcagcaatttcagaggagtaCTTATAGTTTGACGcatagcagtccatataaagtttagcgTAAACgtttatagatgtaaaaaaaacatagCTATTATTGGTAAAAGTAGGAAAACTTTGAACAGTTGACATATTGAATGTATAAAACATGTggaaactaaaaataaaactggAAAATAGGTAAATAATTTCAATTTATCAGTAATAAAACCGTAAAAAAGAATTTCGTAGTgtgtaaatttaaatatttttaattttagaatgGACTGTGAATACCCCCCTTGTATTTTACGTGAATGAGGCTTCTTTCTGTTTATTCAAGCACCGTCGCAGAAGCAGTTTTTCAAATAGACACGTTCGACGCAATCTTACGCGTGATGAATAGATTGAACGAGAGTATTTCATTGAATGGGCATGTCGAAATAAGTTTCAATTgcaaagtctgaagttcctttatatttacaaacacaCCATCTTGCATGATTGTGGCAATGTTATAGTCATGCATAATACATATTACGTTAAAAGTATCAATATGAAAAACTTCCTTGTGGCCCGGCCTTTAGTTATGTATGCCGCTATAGAAATTTCATTTTCACGTGCCGAAAATTCCGTCTACTTGTTTTCGCTTTTCTACTCATTTCAATTTCATGAAATGAAATAGAAAACTCCTCTCACGCCGCCGGCCGGTTAAAACTAATGAAACGTTCCAAAGAGTTTCACGTGTTCATTTCGTTACACGAGTTTCCAGTGCTGCTAGGGCTACCAACTCccgaaaaatgtaccaaatatggaTTGACAGCAAGTTTCCCACTTTGTgcaataacataaaattttggctGCTCATCTCATTTGACCGGCCGAAGTGGCAGGATTAaactataattaaatttaaaatcttaCTAAAAACCCGGACCTTAAATTGAGAGGAgcagtttataaatataaatggATGAAGTGGAAAGTTTAGAATCTAGGCTACTTAAACTCGCACTGCTAAACTGTACACTAGGGTATAAAACTGTGGTAATTCTATAAAAGAGAGCAGATGAAAACAAATTACTTGTATGTTGCACAAACAATGACTCATCTAGCCACTCTTCAACATGGAAAGCTTGTTATTGATCGATTCCATCATTGAATAcgatacgaaagaaaattaattaAGTACATCAGTCGtgtgagttaaatgaaaaaaagaaaacctCAACTTATTTTGaattcattcctttttttacAATCAAGAGTATCTTGGAACATAATAAGGATCATAATAGATATGAGAACGAAGTATTTGTGGTATAAAAAGTTGATAAATTATCAATACAGCAATTGTGCTTAGTTACTCGTTGTTGCATATCATCATGCCGAATACTATAATGTTGACtaaagtttaaccctgccacttcggccgcttaagatGAAAAGAGCAGCAAAATTTAATGTTACCGAACAAAGTGGCtaatgcctggtttttcagttaaagttgactagagtttaaccttgccactttgttctataacataaaattttgctgctcatctcaacTGAAGAGGCCGAAGTTGCGGGggtaaactctagtcaactttaactagaacccgccgggaaaattttagaatagcaccccccgagttcagggtaaaacttggtatcaaatgaaagagggagttgttCCGATCACAATagatatattttaatttaaaagttatttgtttttaaagtttgcaaatttagcaaatttctatagcacttttaattacaatttacacatctttcaaaaccttaatccacattcATATCTATATAAGTTGGTAACGATAAAGTTAAAttccatttttgtatatttcacatttcatttttgcattgtttttacttattataaacgtttttattaaatcaattgcgcttttgtagcaacatgcacatttatatatatatattttattgatgacattacaaagctgtgctgccacataaacaaaaaaaaaaaaaaaaaacaaatataaatattatctTATCACCTTTCAGTTactaaagaaaaaggaaaatatatatttttactactcattttgaaaagtttaaacacctttccgcgtaggcggcctttggccgcgcttataaaaaataaccctgggctacgccatgccaagtccgggtgtgtggtataaccgtggctgccaccacgaaggccgcctatgcagaaaggtgttatacgcagaattactgtgcatggcgcagccggtgttggatcggataaCATAAGAATAAatataagagttataaggtaatatcagctcgttcacgaatgcaaaaaagagcttattCAAATGTTTGGCatataaagactagaaaagttgaagatatatatacatcagatgaaaggtatttttataagttatttttcgattctgcacttattccgttttttagatgtggcagcacagatttgtaatgtcataaaatatatatacgtatacacatacaaaagttgtatagaaatttgcaaattttaacaacaaataacttttatattataagtttgcgcactttaaaatatatatatttgtaatcgggagaactccctctttcatttgataccaagttaaaccccgaactcggggggtgctaaactaaatcgctgccaacCCGCCCTAagtggttaaactctagtcaactttaactggagtttaaggccaattaatggtgacttataaccataaaaccataaccagataaaacagctgatcgaaactACCTTATGgtaatcaatgtaatcgattaatggtgccataccataacgctaacgccataaccataccatagccaaccaattggtttttcgccatatccataacctaaaaatatttgagttggtggatttattaactttttgtatatttaccattgttttggatacgttttgactaagagacttattttttgtggaatatgtttgtaattttttgcgttttcttcatttttatgaaatttgcacGATTTtcaggttaaggcaccattaatcgatcacagtGGAGatggagatggatatggatatgggtatggttacgactatggcgttagggttaaggaagtttaatttggcctttaagctcgcactgaaaacccgggCTTGATAAGGCTCGGTAATCTTTTCATAataacattttggtaattttgtGTGTTTAAATTGGTACCTATAAAGTTTGTATTTGGTAGTCGTAGCAATACGAATGGAGGAACTTCATTCGTTTCTTTCATTTCCAAGCATTTTGAGGGTGAGCAACCAACCAGGGTTGCAGCCCTACTAAAAAAAAACCGCTTCCATGAAAAACTGTTTACCTTGAAATTTGCAGGTATGCATGCGAAATGCTCTGAGAAAAGTATATAGTTGAAAGCATGAAATAACTATTTCAAAGCCATTTACCTTCTATTCTTTACATATACAATGCATATCTTCAAGCTAAGTAAGAAATTAATTGCCTAAAAATGTCAATTTCTCAGCCACTAAAAGATATCGCCAAAAGGTTAGGTGTAAACATTTCAAACATTCACACCTTTTCAAATACAACACTGTGTTTCGTGTATCTACCTGTGAACATTGGAAAGAACCAAACGTCTCATTCGGCGTTAGTTGCTTCTACCATTCGGACGTGCTTGTCTTTTGCTATTTTGTTCGTCAAGTAATcttttttaatacaaaaagaaaaagttggtaaagttttcaaattatttttcatcGCGCATTTATTTAGCATAATAATTACTTGCTAAACTCTTGTGTTTCatacataaaacaacaaattagCGCTTTTAATATTCATTCCTGCAcgtaaagaagaaaaaatacaatACAGACAAAATGGCCGATGTTGTTGAAAAGAAgtgagttgttttttttttttttatttaagttcctcatttatgttttatatataactTAATGTATATATGTTTAGTATAGCTGAAGTTATATTTCATGAAATGtgttcaaaagaaaaaaatgtgtgtTAAAAGAATATGGAAATTTTTGTGTATATAACAAATAGCGGCATTCGGCGTCATTTGTTTCCGTCTCTTTCGTGTAAATAGAGCGTACTTATATGAGGCAACACAATCGGTTTTTGGCGCGACATGTTCAAACGCAGCAGTCGGCTTTTTTAAAACAAGTACAATGGAAAAGGTGATACATACCAGCAGCAGGCAAAAACCTTTTCCCACCACGCAATGCcctcatgtacacacatacatatatgtatatataagcgtatatatataattaaatgtGCGCTATTATGGCTttagcttttaatttttttttctttttgcacatttattttctttactgtgtgcttttgtattttttctgttGCGATAAACTTATTCTATTCACTTGACTAGTATCATCATTTATCAAAGCTTTGCTTGCATTTCacgtttgttttttttaatttttgccgtATTTTTGTGTATTCGCTTGTATTTTTGTTGCGCACAAGCTAAGCTGTACGTTGCTCTAATATACGAGATGGCGATCGCTGATATATTTATAAGGCATTTCTTTGCGCTTTTTGTTGCCAACTTCAGATTTGTCTTGGTTATTTTGCAAAGCTACTGCGGCTACGTCTAAGCAAATATAACGAGTTTTGCTTTAATGTGAAACTTGCAAATTAAGTCATTCGTAGCTTTTTAGGTATGCGCTTTGTTAagccttttatttttgtagaatTATGTATTTACTGCAGTATATTTATACATTTTCCTTATTATTTTCAGCGATACTCCAATTGTCGAGAAAGTCGCTGCTGAAGAAGTAGAagcaaaaaaagataaaaaagagGTTGTTGATGATGCAGCACCAGCCGCTGAAAACGGTAAGGCTGACAGTGCAACCGCCGCCAAAGAAAATGGTGATGCTGTAGCAGCTGAATCCACAACTGAAACACCAAAAGAAACATCTGCCGAGGCTGAAGCTGCTGCTCCCGCCGCTGAGGAAAATGGCAAAGATGAAGAGGCGGAGAGCGAAGCAACTGGTACGTAAAATTTTAAATGACACATTTTTATTTCCATTCAGCCGTATTTTCAAATTGTGTTTTACTATAACGGCTATAACGCAGATATATAGAAATAACAGAATATGTCAAATTTATAACGCtttcacatttcattttaaactattttctatgaaaagtttaaattaacgcttaaatatcttttttttacAGACTCAGCACCAACAGAGGCTGTTAAGCGAAAAGTCGGCGAAGTTGAATCTAAATCTAAAACAGAAGAATCCACTGCTGCTGTAGCAACGCCAGAGAAAAAAGCTAAGCTAGACGAGCCGGTAAAGGAAGACAACCAAAATGGTTCGGAGGCTTCAGAAGTTGCGGCTTAACTTAGATCTTAATATTACATTTAAACTATTCAAAACATAttcagtaacaaaaaaaaaaaaaaaaaaaacaaaaagtgtacACCCATAGAATTTCGTGTATGATTTTATGAAGTGTgttcagttatttttttttttttgaggttgaCAAAGCTACCTATCATAATCAATTTGTAATCTCATACGATTATATACATTTTACAGTTGACACATATGTTAAAAGGGGTATACGGTTTGTCTTATAGCAAATCACATTCCTCTTAAACCAAGAAAAAGGCTAAATCTATCTGTACATTCAAACAAATATTCAATAAAAAGTACGACTTGCAGTGGAAAGTCaaattttgtagtttttcgtTATTGCGCTAAAGTTAAAAAACGGGTAGCAATTTTCAATTGAGTAGCGTCGTCTTTTCACTACCACGTGGTTTGTGTGTAGACAAAACTAGAGCGCA
The DNA window shown above is from Eurosta solidaginis isolate ZX-2024a chromosome 2, ASM4086904v1, whole genome shotgun sequence and carries:
- the Df31 gene encoding brain acid soluble protein 1, translating into MADVVEKNDTPIVEKVAAEEVEAKKDKKEVVDDAAPAAENGKADSATAAKENGDAVAAESTTETPKETSAEAEAAAPAAEENGKDEEAESEATDSAPTEAVKRKVGEVESKSKTEESTAAVATPEKKAKLDEPVKEDNQNGSEASEVAA